Genomic window (Ciconia boyciana chromosome 12, ASM3463844v1, whole genome shotgun sequence):
CCATAACAGTGCAAACGATAACTAAAATAACTATTTGAAAAAGTCCAAAAACAATGATGTCCAAAATGATTGTTGCTTGACCCAGTAGGTATACACACTGCTACCGAATGCCTGAGATACTGGCTAGATCAACCACAAAAACGTGATTCAATTAAGCACTGTATTCATAAAGCTAAAGGACATTTCCTGTGTTCACCCTATcttaaaattatcttaaatGACAGCTTCTTTAAGATTTTCCTTGTTTATGTTACAGGATTCTCTCTTATCTCTTCCTACGCTAACAGGAATTTCATCCTCCTTCCATGGAAGGATGTAAAAAAACATCATTCCTTACAAAACAATGATGGAGAAAGATGTTACAGGTATTTGTTCCATTAAAATTACAGGCACAGATGACAGAATCATACTCCTTGGTATATGCGTAAGATCAGGTTCCTGATGATCTGTTTGGCTACAAAGCAACACACTATACTCAAACAAGAACACCACAAAACTGTAGGTTACTGTAAACCTTTGGATTATGCATATTAAAGTATGAGgatcagcaaagaaaaaacaatctaATCTACAGAAactctcctgctccttcccaccaAAAATCATACAAATGGCTACACTTTTTAACGCAAAACATAAATCTTCATTGGCATAGAAACCTGCATTCCTATGCAGGTACTGAGCTCCTCAGCAATTAAAGGACAAAAAACAGTTAAAGAATTTCCAATACTGGATGTAACCAGATTTCCACTAGAAAGAACTTTCTTTAATAattaagcaatattttaattatcttcaggagcattatttctgatttcagtaCTGGTAAGACTTTAATGCTTGTGGTTTAACACATAAGAGTTTTACTGTTTAGATCTGTTTTCACTGCCTCCCGGTTGTCACTGCTGGAAAACAATAATGCTTTACAAGATCATAACTCCTGACTCAAGTGACTCCAAGATCaccttttaaaaaggcatttaaagttCCTTACAGTATTTGGTATAAGGCTTGGTTAACAGAGATCTTTCAGAATACTGCTGTGACCAGCCTAACCAGAGTTTACCAGAGGTTACCACTGAAAATCCCTATTTTCCCAAGTGACAGTGCAACACATCCACTGTCTTTTGGCTGCCCTTCATGACCACATAAACAACATTTGCTCATTTCCAAGTTTAAATACAGGAGACTGGTGAAAAGCCATTCTTCTTGtagcacaaaataaataaaatgtttgtcaaGAATACTGAGATCTGGGTCTGTTCACAAACACtatctttccatttcttaaCAGCTTGCCAGATTCATTAAAATTCATCTGTAAGGACTCGGAAAGCTGGAGTTGTGAGCAAAGTTTAATCACAGCTTGATCACGTCAGTATTCTTAGATAATTATTTTTGGGTGCAGAACAGTATGAACATTGCAttgcaacacaaaaaaaccccatatgcTTGTAAATATTAAATGATTGGTTTGAAACAAGAATAGAACTTCAATTACATTAATTTCAGAACCATTACACAAGTTCAGCTGCTTTGTTTATGCGACCAGggtatttttaacatcttttatCCAGCCTGTAAAGGCAGGCAGCATGATCTAGTAATCACATCCAAAGACAGCAACAAGAGAGCTAGCTCCACTTTCAACTGTCCATTACGGTTTATGACGGTTTTCACATCACTAAACACAGACCTCTCCATCTAGTAAAGCACAGATAAAAACTACAGAGCAGATTTAGCATTCGGACGCTATTAATGATAGAAGACCTAGTCAATCTGTTACATACATGTTCATGTTAGGACAATCTTATCCAGTCTATCAAGTAATGCAATCTAAAGGACATAAGTCTGGATATTAATAACCACCTAAGAGAGtccacagaaatgaaatgctcGTAAATACTGTAGTGGAGGCATCAGGTAACAGGAGCTCCTCACTCATCTAGAAcaagaaaacattcttttatAGAGTTGgctgacaaaaccaaaaaccctgAAGCCAACACCTCAAGGAAAACATTCTGCTTAGACAGCTTTCTGTCTAAATTTCTCCAATTTTCTCTTCATCTACTCGTTTTTACTACAAAAGCAGGCTTTTAATTTCCATAAAACTTATTTTGCTGCTCACTCCCCTATTAATATCAAGACACTGTAGTTCTAGTaataaacaaaagcagctgTAGCAAAGAAATAAACCAAAGCATGCCTAACACACCAGTatgagcaaagaaaacatgcatATAATAAGGCAGCCTTGCTTTTtaacagaggttttttttcaggtgtttcaAACCATTTCTCCAAtagtttttttccaagttaGTCAGAAAGTGGAGAGAGTGAAAGCGTGTAGtctttatattgttttttaaacaagccaagTAAGTTATTGGAAGTGTTCcttgaagaaagcagaagatacACAATTTCCTCACCAAAAAAAGGTGGGAGTCATAATTTCCTATTCTTTAACATACTACCGTGTAATAGAGATATTCAGCTTTTTGTTGTGGCTTTTACAGGCAGAATACATGAGCATGTGGTAGCTTAGTGGTTACATGGACTGGTGGTAGGAGCCTGAATCTTTcagagggagcagaaggaaaaggtgtCAAACAGCTCTCGCCCACTGATTTAAACATAGTGCACAAGCACAGAGAGTGCCTTGTGAGATACAACCAAAGGCTGGCACGAACTTTTCTGCTCAGCCTTGCCTTCTCGTTAAAGAGCATAGCTAAATTACTGCCTCGCGTTCAGCAAACGTGGACATGGTTTCCAGGTAACCCCTGGACGGCCAGCTGTGTGTATGCCTtgggcagccagggctgctcatCCTGCAAACGGACTTGACCAAAGCCCCATGCAGCTCTGGGCTTCGTGGTGAAATGTCAACGGATCGCTCAACAGCAATCATGAATTTATGAAGTTCTTTGACAGTCCAAACTAAGTCTGCAAATATCTCCCTCTGGTTCACAGTTCAATGAAATGAAGGATGAGGTTTCCAATTTAGtaatctctatttttttctactggaaTAGGCAATCGTCTACAACTGCGGCAAGCAGCCTATACTGCTGACTTGAATGCAAAGTCGCTGAGACAGAACTAACAGTATAACCTTACAGAACAATTTATTCAAACACTCTAAACTGAAAccaaaaatgtcattatttccATGCTACAGATGGTCTTATGGAACAAATCATAAATACCATCCTGAAAACACAAGACTAGGCTGTCGGTAAGTCAGGAAGCATACAGTACTAACATAcatctgcttcttcctttgaCCTGCACAACATAACCTCGTGCTTCCTTCTATAAAGCTTACACATTACCTCATGTTACAGAATGTTAATTTCTCTACAAAGTTAAATCCTTGtgttcagaatgaaaataaattattttccaaaaatgtaaACCCAAGGCAACCTATGCCTAGTCTTGAAAAGGTAGTGCCATATTCAGTGGCCACTAATCATAAATCTAGGTTCATGAATCTAGTAGCTCCTCAAGGCCATATACAACTAATTTTGTTCATTGTTTGGTTGAGCCAAACAAAAGATGAGATAGGGAACTCAGGTATAACTGTTTTTGCAGCTTTCAAGTCTTCCTGTCCAATGAATGATGTCTAAGCCACATAAAAAATCCTAGAATTAAATTTTTGTAACCGTAGTCGCAGGAGAATCCTCTGTATTATTCAGAGCCACAGCTTTAGAGATGGGGTGGTGGGCAGAGAGGAAATAGTTTAACAAGTAAAGGACATGGAAAGGGTGTCTGCTCTGCATAAGGATAGTACTGGGCTACGGAGATATCAAGgtctaaaagaaaacagattgtaTAATAAAGTAGAGAAAGAGTAAATGAGCTTGTGACTCTTAATTCCcttaattatttgtttaataCTAGCACATTCTGCCAATAACAATATTAAACCACCTCTGTTAATAATTTGAAGTTAgtcaaatatataaaaattgcacagcactgcagataTACTTACACAATAACTCTTCAACCTAATGAAGTCGACAGTCATGGGGATTGATTTGTCACTGTTTCTGTTCAGTGCTTTGATGTAGTCTAATAAATCAGCAAAAAATTTATAGCCACCCTTGAGTACACAGAGTGCTACAATGTGGTGTCCTCCCATGCCCTTCATAATTTCTCGTGCCAGTCTCTCCGTCCTATACAAAACAAAGAGAGAGTCAGCTGTCATAACACGTTTCACTTGCTTACTATAGCAGCAGCATTTTATACTGCTAACAGTAGCAAACACTTGCATCAAACCTGGAAACATATTTTGCTCAGAAATATTTGCCTACCACTTCAGTCACTTTTAGACATTACCGGTCAacaaagttttgcttttcaaggtTAATCTAACAGTGGCACTGCCAAACGCCTTTGTTTTCATACGTCACACTCAGCCAAAGCAAATCTTAACACCCTGAAGCTGTTTCACTGTCAGACATGCGACACAAAGGTGTGTTGTCTCCTTCCAACGACAGGTTCAACTTCCATGCAAAGAGCAACGTAAGCCAACACAACCACAAAGGCAGTAGCCCTCACTaactgaggaggaagaaaattttcaaattgTAAACTAAAGAGTTTATATTTATTTGCCAAGCTAGAATGCCAGAAATCTGTCCTAACTGCAAAATACAATACCAACGAAGCAGAGCAAGAGAACACTGCACCGTTTTCCCGCAATCATTGTTTCTAAATTTatcttgtaatttattttagaaagcatgGTATGTATTTCTTGTGTGCCAGCTGACAGCAGGTTTCTTGGAGAAAGCCTACCATTATAAACTTTACATCAATTACTTAATGACATGTACTTTtatccaatttttttcctctatatgGACTTACGCTGCAAAGTTTttacaatactttaaaaaaacattttataggAATGTTTATTATATCTAATCAAACAGGATCATGCAAAATCTAGATGTGTTCCTATTCACAAGATCTCCAGGAAGACCCACCCAGCACCACTCTTAAATGGTCGTGTGTCTCCAACAACTGCGTTACTGAATTTGTTGTTTATTCTCTTAAAGGGAATTAGCAACTATCAAACagtaagtaaaacaaaaatgccttgTAGACTTTATGCACTCATTTCTGatcacacaaaataaaacttccacAGCACATCACAGATTTCAGCAACCACAGAAGTGACAGACTGATATTTGCACACACTAATGCCTTTCCCAGAAGGCAGGAGAAAGTTGAATTACTTACCTACCATACGAACATGAGAAAGTCTAAGATTATGTGGTcaataatttacatttattaatatCCTAAGGAAATTCAAGAGACTATAATTGTTTTCAGACTGAACTGGCACAACAAATAACATCTTTAATTGGGTTTTAAGAAGGTAAAACATCaaagaaacactggaaagaaagtCGTATATTGCCATGTACCACAAAAATTCGCTTGAGTATTATGACAAATTTCCAAACAATAGCATAACTGCAAATGTACAAACTCTTAGAAGCCAAATAAGAAAGAGTAAATTAGCACTTGTACTTCTTAGTCTCTAATTAAATGTAATCTATTTAGACAGTCACCAGGCAGCAAAACTATCACTGGAAGATTGTTTATTCCAGCATCATGGAATCAGCTGGAGCAGTGTACTGTCTGAAGTCAAACAAACCTGTCCATGATGAGCCCATGAGGAATATAGACTTTTTCCAAATCATCTGCATAATGTTTAGGTATGCAGAACAAGTCCAGGTCGTAACCTTGTTCATCATCGCcaatctgaaaaggaaataaggtGAGATTTCTACAAAGCCTTATAGAAAGTCTGTGGTGAGAAACTGCAAGTCCTTTGCTTTATTCAGCAAACTATTAAACCCATTACGCTCATCAGGGTCACCTTACTTTCCCTCTCTGTAAAAACATTAGTCACACTGAACACAGCGTAAAGTGTAATCTAACAGAACCTACGGTTCACAAAAGTTGCTTGAAATACCACACAAGCTGTTGTGCAATACAATGTGGGGAAGAAATTAAGTCTTAACAACATTCTCCTACATCGGAGAGTGGGAAAATGAAGATACTACACCCCAATGAATCTctttattccattaaaaaaataatcaaggagCTTTTTAACACCTTTGATTTTCCTAGTGTAATGCAAAACCTGCATTTGCAATTAAGCAAGCAGAGGTTTTGACATGGACATCTTCCAAATCTCCACAACACCAAATCACAACAAAACACATGAGCCAGTTTTCAGGACAAGACAAGACAGCTACATGAGCATGCCAAGTTATGTTGCCGTGAAGCAAGCCTTCTCAGACCACCATCTGCAAACCGTGGAGGTTCAAGATCTTTCAGAATCTGAAATTAAAGCCCTGCTTCGGCAACCTGCTCCGCACAGGCAAATTCCTCGTATGAAACGGCCTGCAATATTAGCAAGTGTATACTAATTAGGACAAGGGATTAGTATATGTATGTAATTATACCAAACACTGCTGAAGTTCAGGGCATATCGTCACAACAGCATCAAGAATAACCTTCCCTGAACCTTAACCCTGCTGCTACTTGAAAATGACAATGTATTTAATTACTTCACTCTCCGGATATGCAGCTGAATGCTATTACATGTAAAATGAAGTTAAGAATTTCAGAGGGAAAACCGAAGCTTATTACTGACAGTTCACCAGGGCAGGCATTTTAAGTATCCATTTTGGCTACCACTGCCCTTGCAGGACACAGTCTTATTTCGGTGCCCAAGGAAGCACTTACCTGGCCTGTGATAGGCCAACTGTTTACATGGTTTTTTGTTGTATAACCCCTAATGAGTATTTCACACAGGGAATTTCGTGAGTACTCTACTCTCCCATCCAAAACAGACCCTGTATGAGCTACCCAAGCACCCAGCTCAGGCATCGAGTCCCTGATCAGGGTCCCTGCAATCCAGAGCAGGCTGTTATTTTAAGTATTAAGACAGGTCCCTCCCCAAACACATGGTATTTTCCTGTGGTTCAGACCCATCGTTCTATCTAGCGTGTCTACTAAATCTTCCTTTCCGCATTTGGTTGGGAATGGGCCCTTCCTACACATTttatcaggtttttttattgaCTGCAGGGATTTACAGTCACGACCTCGTGGCCGGCACAGCTCTCAGCCGTAAGACACCACATGTATTTCATGAGCAGCCGGcactggctttaaaaaaataataaaaatgaatatgtaaGAGCCTTAGCAAATACGGCAATGAcgcaaaaaaaaatcctccgAATGCTCTTTCTCCAAAAATACATCCTAACTTAAACATTTAAGCGACTTACACCGCACTCCCGGCTCTCACTAACAAACCGGTGCCTCCCCAGCACGCCACGAAAAGCAACAGGAATAGGAAGTTGTGCCGCGCCGGTTCGTATCTGGTGGGAAGTTGTTTCATCTTCATTTCTGAAGCGGCAACTCCGGCTGTCCCCGCCGTCCTCCGGGTTCAAATCCTCCCGAGACGCCACCCGTGACCGCGAACCCacccccgcgctgcccggcggcgggagggggcacagcggccccggcgccgctcGGGCGAAGGGAAAGCGCCTCGcccggggggcaggggtggaAGCCCCGGGCCCGGCGCCGGGAGGCCGGGGCGACCGTCAAGGTGACTCCGCGGGGCGGCGGCTCCCGCCGCTGAGGGTTAGATtacgcccgcccgcccgccccactccgctccgctccgctccctcACAGATCACCAGATTTCTGGGGGCAGGCgggacccccctcccctcagccGGCGGCGGCAAGGCGGGAGACACCCCCCTCCGgcgcccggcagcccccggcccggcgcgaCGGCGGCAGCGGACAGGCTTCCCCGCGCGGGGAGGCCGCAGCGGCGCCGGGGGCCGCACTCACCACGatgcaggggctgggggtcgCCATGGAGCGCGGcggcccgccggcggcggctgcAGGCGGCGaggagcagcagcggcggcggcgggcggcgaggAGCGGGTaggcgccgcgccccgccccgccccgcagcgGCCCCGGTGCCGCCTTCGCGCCCTCCGCGCTCCCCGCCCTCAACATggccgcggcgccgccgccctcTCTGGCGGCCAGCGGCCTGCAGCGGtcccggcccggcgcgggggccggggccggggccggggcggccctGCCGGCAGCCGCCTCCCCGGAGGCGCGGAGAGCCGCCC
Coding sequences:
- the HPRT1 gene encoding hypoxanthine-guanine phosphoribosyltransferase isoform X1, whose translation is MLRAGSAEGAKAAPGPLRGGAGRGAYPLLAARRRRCCSSPPAAAAGGPPRSMATPSPCIVIRTGAAQLPIPVAFRGVLGRHRFVSESRECGIGDDEQGYDLDLFCIPKHYADDLEKVYIPHGLIMDRTERLAREIMKGMGGHHIVALCVLKGGYKFFADLLDYIKALNRNSDKSIPMTVDFIRLKSYCNDQSTGDIKVIGGDDLSTLTGKNVLIVEDIIDTGKTMKTLLSLLKQYNPKMVKVASLLVKRTPRSVGYRPDFVGFEVPDKFVVGYALDYNEYFRDLNHICVISETGKQKYKA